The proteins below come from a single Miscanthus floridulus cultivar M001 chromosome 1, ASM1932011v1, whole genome shotgun sequence genomic window:
- the LOC136494545 gene encoding LOW QUALITY PROTEIN: COBRA-like protein 2 (The sequence of the model RefSeq protein was modified relative to this genomic sequence to represent the inferred CDS: deleted 2 bases in 1 codon): protein MQWTSDGYVAVVSIYNYHKYRHIQAPGWNLGWVWAKKEIIWTMVGGQTTEQGDCSQFKGNIPHCCKRDPYNMQVANCCKGGVLNSWVQDPVSAVASFQISVGRSGSTNYTVKAPLNFTLKGPGPGYSCGAAHVVKPPTKFISQDGRRTTQAHVTWNVTCTYSQFVAQRAPTCCVSLSSFYNETIVNCPKCSCDCQNTRPGSCVEGNSPFLASVVNGPGKSSMAPLVQCTPHMCPIRVHWHVKLTYREYWRNWVKITVTNWNYRMNYSQWNLVVQHPNFDKVTTIFSFNYKPLNPYGVINDTGMLWGIKYYNDLLMVAGPDGNVQSELLFRKDPSTFTFEKGWAFPRRMYFNGDSCVMPPPDAYPWLPNSSPVSSLVLPITIWMAMLFLRLRM, encoded by the exons ATGCAGTGGACTTCAGATGGCTATGTT GCTGTTGTTTCCATATACAATTACCATAAATACCGACATATCCAAGCACCCGGGTGGAACCTTGGATGGGTGTGGGCAAAGAAGGAGATCATTTGGACCATGGTTGGTGGGCAGACCACAGAGCAAGGGGATTGCTCTCAGTTCAAAGGCAATATACCACACTGCTGCAAGAGGGATCCTTACAACATGCAGGTTGCAAATTGTTGCAAAGGAGGAGTGCTTAACTCATGGGTTCAAGATCCAGTCAGTGCAGTGGCATCATTTCAGATCAGTGTTGGCCGATCTGGTTCTACCAATTACACAGTGAAAGCGCCACTAAACTTCACTCTGAAGGGCCCAGGACCAGGATACAGTTGTGGAGCAGCTCATGTGGTGAAACCTCCTACGAAGTTCATTTCTCAGGACGGAAGGAGAACCACTCAAGCTCATG tGACATGGAACGTGACATGTACATATTCCCAATTTGTTGCTCAGCGGGCTCCAACTTGTTGTGTTTCACTCTCATCATTTTACAATGAAACCATAGTTAACTGCCCAAAATGTTCATGTGACTGTCAGAATACCAGACCAGGAAGCTGTGTCGA GGGTAATTCACCTTTTTTGGCTTCTGTCGTGAATGGACCAGGCAAGAGCAGCATGGCTCCTCTAGTTCAGTGCACGCCCCATATGTGCCCGATAAGAGTGCATTGGCATGTTAAGCTCACCTACAGGGAATACTGGAGG AATTGGGTAAAGATCACGGTTACAAACTGGAATTACCGGATGAATTACTCACAGTGGAACTTGGTAGTTCAGCATCCGAATTTCGACAAAGTTACTACTATTTTCAGCTTCAACTACAAGCCTCTGAACCCCTATGGAGTAATAA ATGATACTGGAATGCTGTGGGGTATCAAGTACTACAATGACCTGCTCATGGTGGCTGGGCCAGATGGAAATGTGCAATCTGAGCTTCTGTTCCGGAAGGACCCGTCGACATTCACATTCGAGAAAGGCTGGGCGTTCCCAAGGCGGATGTACTTCAATGGTGACAGCTGCGTCATGCCTCCACCAGATGCGTACCCATGGCTACCTAATTCTTCCCCTGTATCATCCCTTGTTCTGCCCATCACGATTTGGATGGCCATGCTGTTCTTACGGCTTCGTATGTAG
- the LOC136542113 gene encoding COBRA-like protein 5, whose product MGLRDSSVLLALALSLAYCSVAVVAYDPLDPRGNITIKWDVISWTPDGYVAMVTMSNYQMYRHIMAPGWTVGWSWAKKEVIWSIVGAQATEQGDCSKFKAGIPHCCKRTPAVVDLLPGVPFNQQIANCCKDGVVSAYGQDQAGSVSAFQVSVGLAGTTNKTVKLPKNFTLMGPGPGYTCGPATIVPSTVYWTPDHRRRTQALMTWTVTCTYSQQLASKYPSCCVSFSSFYNDTIVPCARCACGCGHGGHARPAGGCIEGDSKRALSPGVNTPRKDGQALLQCTPHMCPIRVHWHVKLNYKDYWRAKIAITNFNYRMNYTQWTLVAQHPNLDNVTEVFSFQYKPLLPYGSINDTGMFYGLKFYNDLLMEAGPFGNVQSEVLMRKDARTFTFSQGWAFPRKIYFNGDECKMPPPDSYPYLPNAAPAVASQLIVSAAASAFLLALLLVA is encoded by the exons ATGGGGCTCCGCGATTCCTCCGTGCTGCTGGCTCTGGCCCTCTCGCTCGCCTACTGCTCCGTCGCAG TGGTGGCCTACGATCCCCTGGACCCGAGGGgcaacatcaccatcaagtggGACGTCATCTCGTGGACGCCCGACGGGTACGTGGCGATGGTGACGATGAGCAACTACCAGATGTACCGGCACATCATGGCGCCCGGGTGGACGGTGGGGTGGTCGTGGGCCAAGAAGGAGGTGATCTGGTCCATCGTGGGCGCGCAGGCCACGGAGCAGGGCGACTGCTCCAAGTTCAAGGCCGGCATCCCGCACTGCTGCAAGCGGACCCCCGCCGTGGTGGACCTGCTCCCGGGCGTGCCCTTCAACCAGCAGATCGCCAACTGCTGCAAGGACGGCGTGGTGTCGGCGTACGGGCAGGACCAGGCGGGCTCCGTCTCCGCGTTCCAGGTCTCCGTCGGCCTCGCCGGCACCACCAACAAGACGGTGAAGCTGCCCAAGAACTTCACGCTCATGGGCCCCGGGCCAGGGTACACCTGCGGGCCGGCGACGATCGTGCCGTCCACCGTGTACTGGACGCCCGACCACCGGCGCCGGACGCAGGCGCTCATGACGTGGACCGTCACCTGCACCTACTCGCAGCAGCTGGCGTCCAAGTACCCGTCCTGCtgcgtctccttctcctccttctaCAACGACACCATCGTGCCGTGCGCCCGGTGCGCGTGTGGCTGCGGCCACGGCGGCCAcgcccggccggccggcgggTGCATCGAGGGGGACTCCAAGCGCGCGCTGTCGCCCGGGGTGAACACGCCGCGGAAGGACGGGCAGGCGCTGCTGCAGTGCACGCCGCACATGTGCCCCATCCGGGTGCACTGGCACGTCAAGCTCAACTACAAGGACTACTGGCGCGCCAAGATCGCCATCACCAACTTCAACTACCGGATGAACTACACGCAGTGGACGCTGGTGGCGCAGCACCCCAACCTGGACAACGTCACCGAGGTCTTCAGCTTCCAGTACAAGCCGCTGCTACCATACGGCAGCATCA ATGACACTGGCATGTTCTACGGGCTCAAGTTCTACAACGACCTGCTCATGGAGGCCGGCCCGTTCGGCAACGTGCAGTCGGAGGTGCTCATGCGCAAGGACGCCAGGACCTTCACCTTCAGCCAGGGCTGGGCCTTCCCGCGCAAGATCTACTTCAACGGCGACGAGTGCAAGATGCCGCCGCCGGACTCCTACCCCTACCTGCCCAACGCTGCCCCCGCCGTCGCCTCGCAGCTGATCGTGTCCGCCGCCGCCTCAGCGTTCCTACTGGCGCTGCTCCTGGTGGCATGA